Part of the Henckelia pumila isolate YLH828 chromosome 2, ASM3356847v2, whole genome shotgun sequence genome is shown below.
tgattattttcgcatgcatgagtttgaattttgggttacagatttttattaatattgcatgttttcaagatttttatttattaaggggtttttaattatttaagttactattaaaagaatttatttgttagtattatttctaaaatttatacatatatgtatgggcgtatatgtatagtattattcttagttataaaaaaaaaaattccgcatttattagtagtataTGTTTCAACATGTCTCACATTAAATTATAGATCATGTAAAAATTACATTGATGCAAATTttcaatcagataaataaaaaaaaaatatgcaacaaaaaaGTTGAGATAAAATATGGAATGTTAATATTTGTAATTAAaaacattcaaaattcaatcaaaaatttcagCATCGAGAGCGTTGTAAGCAAAAAGAGATCAATAGATTTCGAAAAACGAGAAATCAAAAAGAAAAGAGGATGTCCAACAAATAAATTGATCGTTAACGATactgacatacaagtaatggaaGACGATAACATACCAGAATGCAGATGAGAGtgatgaaattattgttattctttgtaagtaaatatttttaacataacaAGAGActgtttaattaaaaaataacgataaaaaaaaaagaaaatgattGATGAAGATAGTATCACAAGAattgttattaaaaataatgataataatgattctttcatggagaataaaaaacacatgatatgaaaaatcgttaaagagagaaaaatctcaaatataaaataaaaaaaatatttgacgccataatttaaattaaggtttagaatgcattatctataCCAATTTTTTCCCCATAAATAAATAGTGATCAACATATAACatagaaaattacaaaattatatttaatataatttgattaacatatcttacttattaacaaataaataataaatcatacatacacgagataaaaataagaagaattcATGATATGAAACATGTCATAAtttttcaagattaataaaataaatagaaaagTCTATTTAGCTGTAATAATTACATaagtttcaatatcaatattgtgttaATGTAAAACTACAATAAACGTAACACTTATATTTACAAGCTCACGTGAATTATTGATAATGTCTTATTCTAAAATTTTAATGTGGATGTAAAATAATTATGACCGTAAATAATACAAACATTGAAACTGCAAGTATTACATTGTCGAaaatattacaaatatttttattagttgcaatgtcGAATATTATATTGATCATTACATCAATTAGACAtgtaatagttttttttaacaatgtttatcgacaataaaaaaatattctcacGTGCATCGAAAGTGTTTTTACTAGTATAAGAAAACGGGCCTAGGAAATGAATGTAACTCAAGattcaaaattaataaaagcccAACGGACAGTCCATTTACTTGGATATGGAGAACTATCCATTTGGACATGAAGTAGCCCACACAGTAGTCCCTCGGTTCTAACCTTTTCTCAAATCATTCCAACCCTATTTAAGTTTTAACACATAATGTAGCAAAATACGATCTTGGCATAAGAATCGGAAGTTTAAGCTTGATTATCAAACATAAACAGTAGCAAATTTGGTTTGTAATTTTccatcttattttaaaatttagcttaaaaaataaattatgtacATCGATCTCCTTAAATGAGAATATAAGGATAATGAGAATATTTTATAGTCcccaatatttttaacataaataaaGGTAAAAATGTAAACTACTCTGCATCTAAATGTCAAATATTGGCACTAACATGCCAATttgcattttaaaaaaaaaaatggtactTACAATTCAACATAAATGATTTAATCTTACAGGATAGTCGATAATTAACCAAACAAATAAGGAAAAATCGACCCTAATACATCAATCAATATCTTCATTCCTTTGACAAAATATAACAGGACACTCAGCCTAATATTACCAACTAGTGTAGTATTTACAGTTCCAAGCCACCATTCTTCTTAACTGTCTTGCTCAACTGGAACACCGGATGCCTGCGCAGCTTTCGCATACCTCTACGCAAGCTCAGACGATTCAGTATTCCCTCCGCCTCCATGTCGTATTCCTCTTTGAAACTACCGGCCAACGTACGCCTTTTAGTGCCACTCCTCGAGTGGTTATTATCAGGAGCTTGTTGAAGGGCATAATCATCAGAAGATTGCTCCTTCACCACCAGTTGATGATCCCTTTCGTCTGAAGCGGCAGCTGGTCGAGCTTGATCCTCTCTTTCGCGGAGGGTTTTCACGATCAGTGTCTTGAGAAAGTTCATGACTTGAACGGCGTGGATCAAGGCCGTCAGGGGATCAGCCATTTGGGTCATGTTGGGAGCAAACACCATTGCGATATTCCTTGAATTCATCTTGTTCTGATGCTCCTGCTGCGCCACGTCCGCCATCAGGTTTATCGCCCAGTCGAGTAGTGCTGCTTCGGTGGGGGGAAGCAGCTTCACAAGCTGGGTGCACTCTTCTTCAGTGTTGCATTGCATCACCTGTTCCGACGTCAAAGAGTCGAGAACTCCTGAGGGAAGCTCTCTAAACCATGCCTGTTTCAAGATCACCTCTTCGTCGGTCATGAACATATACAAGAATGTTTATGTTTATCTAATAGAATCTAGTACAGCTGCAAAGATCCGATGCAAACATAGGCTACCTCATTTATACCAATCGAGAATCACACAATATGTGCTAGTAGAGTAGTAGTACTCTCAAAATCCATGCATGTTGCAAACCAAGCTTACCTTTATCAACCCAGATAGGCAGTGGACATCAATTCCATGTGGCACCACACCTCTGTTGAGTTGCTTCCTAACGATCTCTTCTTGACTATTCTCCGCGTTTATTCGAAAAATTCCTTCTACCTTCAGTAAGTTTGATGCACAACACATTATTTCTTGAAGTCCAAATAGATTTAAAGAAGAGTAGAGATTATATGTATATACACATACTTGGAGGCCGCCTTCCGAATACAATCGATTCTGCATTCGAAGAAGTATTACGGGCACACTGTTTCCTCTATGATCATAGGAGCATTGCATTGACTGCGGGGAGACTCCAAACACACTTGCACTATAATCATTATTGGAAAAATATACAAATCAGATGTGCAGATAGCAATTCCTAATGATCACTGTGTGTCTATCTATACAAATATACACACACATTTTTGTTAACAAAGATTAATATGTAGTATTTTCTttgcatttatatataaaatgtaCCCGCCAGCCATTGTTTTTAGGACGGCAGAAGTTGGTAAGACAAGTGCATTTTAACAACCTTATCGGGTAAAATTAACTTATTTTATATGCACCTGCTGCACAACTTGTTTGCGCATCCGTCGAATCACAGAGTTTACTGGGCTGGCTAAATCAATATCAATTTCAAATCTATATGGCCCGTTAGTGTTCAAGTTGGTGGAATAGATCCAACACtttcttggactagcctgtcacacaTAGACGTGTGGTTTACTTgactaacgtagtttgcaggtGCGTTAGTATGGGTTTACCCCGTGCACACGAAAGTAGAGGTTGCAGGTTCTCatgtcacaaaaaaaaattcaaatctatATGTGTGTGGTTAAAAAATGGGTACAACAACatacataaatatttatttataagatGAAATCAATGTAATATAATTGGGATGTAAAAACGTATATATAGTTTCAACTCTATCCTCAATAATAGCGAGGGGCAAAAAAGATGTAAGAATTTAATGTCAATAATTAGTAAGTAAgtaagtaataataataataataataataataataatattcttGCTATTTAATGGAAAAAAAGCTTAATTTAAATAACGAAATCATTATTATTAGTTTTAATAAACATTTCGACATTTTTACAGTGCATAGTGCGGTAATTAATTCCTTttgtatatttaaataaaatatatggaaGGGTGAAACCTGGCGCTGGGAGGTTTACGGGGGACTTCCGGCTGAAGCTCGACCGGGATTCCAAGAAAGCCATTGAACCGATCGAACGTGACATGTGACACGTGGCGTACGTCGGTGGGCCATCCAATGTCGACGTCCGAGTCGACGTCGCCGTCCTCCACGGTGCAGGTGACCAGCGATTTCCGAAGCGCCGCCGCAACCACGGCGAGAACCGAAAACTGCGGCTGCTGATTGAGGTTACAAGAATTCTGCGAGGGGCTGATGAATGGGGTGGTGGCCGCCGGATTATCCGAATCATAGTCGCTGTTGAAATCCCCGAAATAACCctcgtcttcttcttcttcctcttcttcttcttgctCTTCCTGGTGGTACGTACACGCAGACGGCGGCGCTGGAGAGGAAGAGCTGAAGTGTGGCATGGAGAGCGCGCAAGACTTGGATCTGAAAAGCCGCGTCATAAACAAACGTACAGCAGTAAAATTTACTGGATCAGTGGtctacaaataataataataataattaacacAAACGCGAGGCGGCGGAAGGAGTAAATGAGaggtaaaacaaaaaaaaacaaaaaacaaacgtAGCATTCATTAATGAATGATAACAAGATTGTTGGGATCGATAATAAAAGGGAAAAATGGGAAGAAAGATAGGAGAGGATGAGAGAGTGGTGGTGCTTGAATCTCAAGGGATATGAGAGTGATGGGTACAAGATAATTATAATCTCCTCATTTATTAAAGATCCTTTCTTTTAATTCGCTCTTAAATTACTGTAATTAGACACACTTTTAACACAGAGGAGGACTCCTACTACTCCTAGCTGTGATAATAACAGTGGAGTCTTTATATAtaataagaaaataataataataataataattgaaggAGAAGAAGAGTTTGGGAGGTGAGTAGACAGATATAGAATATGAATGAATGAATGGAAATGATTCTCTTTCTGCTCTTTGGACTTCTTCTGCCAAAAGTCTccctcttatttttttttataaaaccatatatatatttcaaacatatatatatacaattaatTCATTATATATGCTTCGTAGTCGTCTTTTGTTCCAAGCTATATTtagtaatataataataatataagtattttattataagAATTGAGAATTGACTAAAAATAACTGATAGACCCAAGAAGGAAATTATTTTACAAGATATTATACATAAGTAAGTTGAAGAAATACATTTGTTTACCATACgcaattgcaaatatttgatgTGGTTAATTGTTTCATtggttttgaaaatttttaccaGATTATATTCGTTTGTAATGGAATAAATAGTATACAGTAAATTCATGACCATTGGTCAAACATTCACGTAATCCACCAATTTGAATACGAAATTTTAATTTGGTGGATAAGTTTATATGTATTATATttagaggtgtcaaaacgggCCGGCAAGGCAGGCCAGCCCACCACCCATCACAACCCACCATTAATCGGGGCAGAGCGAGCCGACACATCTTTTATGTGGGTTGAGAAAACATcaactcaacccaacccacctattttaagTGGTGGGGCAGGCTAAACCATGTAATTTGATGGGTTttggcgggccaacccgcaacccacgATTAGACGAGGCGGGCCGGCCCAACTTTAGGCGGTTGAGAAATTGACAACCCAACCCATCTAATTTATATGGAGGGACGGGTCAACCCGACGAACCTAACCTATTTTGACATctctaattatattatattataacatAGTAAAGAggtttaataaaatttatgtcCATTAAAAAGTAGATTCAAATATCGTGTTCAACTCAGTCAACCATCGAATTATATTATAACTCCAACTAATCCCCAAGTCCGGGAATTAATTAATATCCATctctagctagctagctaacTTACATCTGactattaatataattaatttcgaggacaattTTAATAATggaatacatacatatatatatatacatatatatatatatatatatacacacacactaATTAAGTATGGCTAGTGTGACTTGGAGAACTTTGTTAgaaatgaaatttttgtattCTTTTGTTGAAAGTGATCGAAGGAGAGGCAACTCAAGCCCCACTTATTGTCCGGCCGGAGCTGGAGAGTGACGAACATTAACGTATGAAAGAGGTAGGGGATCGATCTGTGTTACAAATTAATTATGGAATCAAATTAAAGAGGTGGGGGATCTAAGTTACAAATTAATTTCTTTAATTAAAGTTACTGATGATCTTGTCACGCCATAAATTAAATGGATCGATTATGTTATATCAATAGAGAACaacaaattattataatattttttccaCAAACGAGAAGtgattgtttaaaatatttcggccttttaattatttgattgattagATTGAATATATTCTGAAtattattatatgattaatcTATATATTCCAcagttaattttgaaaaaactgGCATTAATTCAGAAAtatgaatgcattttatttCTTGGCTCATCATACCAAAGCAAACCCGGTTCAACATTACATAGtacctgtagtaacccagattccattttaagataataatatgttaaacatgattaaaggttagtaattaaccaatttcggagtgtaattggacttcagaagaaaatttgggcttttgattttgggccggatcggaagctccggacccagatcgaaagctccaatcccagccacttcggaagccgatcggaagcacagagatcggaagctccgatccaggaacggaagttccgattttCAGCTTCCAGCAAtactcgatgactcagccgcgagttttgacaagtgtcgaacggAGGGCAGATTGGAAGCttcgatcgtcggatcggaagttccgatcctggcgtgtcaagcatgcacgcagtgagcggatcggaagctctgatcctgaaatcggaagttccgatcatggctgagaatttttcctataaataggggtctccggagttcattttgattacgaattcccgagttttcttcttcagttatatagtgtgagatatacacttgaggaccctatcggttataatagaggttttggaataaccaaggtgtggttatagtcatccgggactagcgactccaaatggcttactacggacgaaggtatggtccgagaatctatttaaagttttgggagtacttattagcttagtaaaggcttatagaacttgtgtagtgatacggtgaacttttgaatataggcttgaaacctaggatcctactatacttgaactagcctagaggtacgtatacattgactgagattgccagcgagtatacatgtttatatgttgcatttatttggcattattatatggcatgatatatgatttaccgttttccatattcatatgtcatgtgcatatacacgttgagcctatatcttgttatacctgattatagagccgctcagctctatactcgatagtctgtcactgagagtaccgcgacggcgggggcatttatgtctgtctactctggtgtactatacgagtgaaacgaccctaactctataataaataaatatgcggaaaaaattttttttttatacttactaaataaaatatgtacatatatgcccatacatatatgcacagaataaaaatatttaaaatgaataaacaattaaatacttaaataaaaatgcattcttaaaaatataataaatatctgagtcaaacattaattaaaaatatactgcataagtaaataaaagtttgcatgcactgaaaatattaaataaatattctagaccctcgatcactgaaaataataaaaatgtatcatgctgacaaaaacaacaataacatgcatagcgactcagaatatttcacggtcacggggccactgcatgcatgctcatacgtcctcgcctccggtgggtacaatgtcatcctcaacgtactcacctgcaccataccagtgtagtgagcctagaggcccaacatgctaacataacaagggtttaaaataatttaaatcaatttaatactaatacatacatatacatgaatgagcatgcttaaaaatttacataacataacttacttaaataaacataatacataacataatacataaccatattgagcaatttattttctaacatagcatggttgtatccgtagtgtaaccttaaatcatacattaaatactgatcagcgtggaaacctacgtacgtggccggtgacgaatcacctcttaaattggcagtaaactgcccttcagtcatatggggacgaatcccccttaaattgtcacactacttcaacttccaacataaaatatttttattgctcaacttaaacattaaatcatgcataaaatattatttcatgaatgcatgtacttgaataaaatgtgtgtccatcatatatttaatttaatttcttattaacatataaatattaaaataactcaaatgcataaaaataattaaatatataatcaggacacatgcaaattttctcatggatggtcctggactgctggccctacacacaagcccattaacttaaatctggtccattaacatacttaagcccaatatcttaaactttaagcccaaataattattctaagcccaattaaattaataaagcccattaaaatacactaagcccaataacaacttaaactggcccaatgggcccaaaaacccaaagactggcccattaacttttatgggcccaaaatcccataaaataaatggactaacttaattaaaaattttaaaagtccaaataaaattatttgggagtccaaataattttatttcaatttatttgactcaaaaacacataaatttgtaaaatactttaaaaataaaatactcgagcccggcccaccaaactcggacccggactcactaacccgacccactacctagccgacccgacccggaccactcagacccgacccagacccctaacctagcccaacccgatccc
Proteins encoded:
- the LOC140880639 gene encoding rho GTPase-activating protein 5 is translated as MTRLFRSKSCALSMPHFSSSSPAPPSACTYHQEEQEEEEEEEEDEGYFGDFNSDYDSDNPAATTPFISPSQNSCNLNQQPQFSVLAVVAAALRKSLVTCTVEDGDVDSDVDIGWPTDVRHVSHVTFDRFNGFLGIPVELQPEVPRKPPSASASVFGVSPQSMQCSYDHRGNSVPVILLRMQNRLYSEGGLQVEGIFRINAENSQEEIVRKQLNRGVVPHGIDVHCLSGLIKAWFRELPSGVLDSLTSEQVMQCNTEEECTQLVKLLPPTEAALLDWAINLMADVAQQEHQNKMNSRNIAMVFAPNMTQMADPLTALIHAVQVMNFLKTLIVKTLREREDQARPAAASDERDHQLVVKEQSSDDYALQQAPDNNHSRSGTKRRTLAGSFKEEYDMEAEGILNRLSLRRGMRKLRRHPVFQLSKTVKKNGGLEL